In Candida orthopsilosis Co 90-125, chromosome 4 draft sequence, a single genomic region encodes these proteins:
- a CDS encoding Ydl063c protein (S. cerevisiae homolog YDL063C has role in large ribosomial subunit biogenesis and localizes to cytoplasm, nucleus), with protein sequence MGKLKKGRKNQKARLNPIGSKSQQDLKKDESTRASKILPLINKLNSTTPNDKSMALGAITILSEDERMRHLLLKEKVIAVVMQTCLNDSNDEIIVEAFGLLRNLGIEEGYDVTKYLWRQGIWTSIESALNRIDESFKFLQEKGNVEKDKSKLQLLYDFTENILSLIVVLASGDESMYDSVFNKINPILDFVLRVIDGHINGGLKVTNKLFDALLEFIYEFSTESVEFVEKLERFTHWEKLIPYVNESTSSLAKVYVEGIKFNNYEVLESIHANKQQVLGSILHNIFNIETCIDLQKLSERIESIAHPNNANEPIKKDANTLEKDLSSSNDTKTETKRDLSTIEVGLSIITSVLEYLSVSEENPEEPINLSSDLESLLLEKIEPMLIELLKFELKGNMLQLGEQITGAINNFCWLILSCGHLPVAWYEKALQLWDIIQNMDDEKLQLESLGILWAIVKSLGPELVRKIPHDFITKLQQAQPTDENAGAFLNVIGVLGSIAPIINNTEITYSISQFLINSIKAACNEPQHARNLEVIIESLNAIYDIFGDKEFDYDYPIFVQHDYLTILKGLEPKIKEIYKKIDKGKQPQIKVKMEETWINLDRFIKYKASERA encoded by the coding sequence ATggggaaattgaaaaagggtagaaagaatcaaaaagCCAGATTGAATCCAATTGGATCCAAGTCTCAACAAGATCTTAAAAAAGATGAGTCAACAAGGGCTTCGAAAATTTTACCCCTTATAAATAAGCTTAACTCCACCACACCGAATGATAAGTCGATGGCTTTAGGTGCCATCACTATTCTTTCTGAAGATGAGCGGATGAGACACTTACTTCTCAAAGAGAAAGTAATTGCTGTTGTAATGCAGACTTGTTTGAATGACTCCAACGATGAGattattgttgaagcaTTTGGTCtattgagaaatttgggaattgaagaagggTACGATGTTACCAAATATTTGTGGAGACAAGGTATATGGACGAGTATAGAGAGTGCACTAAACAGGATTGATGAGTCGTTTAAGTTCTTACAGGAAAAGGGTAATGTTGAAAAGGATAAATCCAAATTACAACTACTATATGACTTTACTGAGAATATATTGAGTTTAATAGTGGTTCTTGCAAGTGGAGATGAATCAATGTATGATTCTgtgttcaacaaaattaaccctattcttgattttgttttgagaGTGATCGATGGTCATATAAATGGTGGTTTGAAGGTTACtaacaaattgtttgacGCATTGTTGGAATTTATTTACGAGTTTTCTACCGAGTCCgttgagtttgttgagaaGTTGGAAAGATTTACTCATTGGGAGAAATTAATCCCATATGTTAATGAGTCAACTAGCAGCTTAGCCAAAGTTTATGTCGAGGGAATCAAGTTCAATAATTATGAGGTATTGGAATCAATTCATGCTAATAAACAGCAGGTATTGGGAAGCATATTGCATAATATATTCAACATTGAGACCTGTATTGACTTGCAGAAGCTCCTGGAACGCATTGAGTCTATTGCACATCCCAACAATGCAAATGAACCGATAAAGAAAGATGCAAACACTTTAGAGAAAGACTTATCATCGAGTAATGATACTAAGACCGAAACCAAAAGAGACTTATCAACCATTGAAGTTGGTTTGAGTATCATCACTTCGGTGCTTGAATACTTGTCGGTTAGTGAGGAGAACCCAGAGGAGCCTATCAATTTATCACTGGATTTGGAGAGTTTGTTGCTTGAAAAAATAGAACCAATGTTGATTGAGCTTCTcaagtttgaattgaagGGAAATATGTTGCAATTGGGAGAACAAATAACTGGGGCAATCAATAACTTCTGCTGGCTTATATTGAGTTGTGGACATCTTCCTGTTGCTTGGTATGAGAAAGCATTACAGTTGTGGGATATTATACAAAATATGGATGACGAAAAGTTGCAGTTGGAAAGTTTGGGTATCCTTTGGGCCATTGTAAAGAGCTTAGGACCAGAACTTGTTAGAAAAATACCTCATGACTTCATAACAAAACTTCAGCAAGCACAACCGACCGACGAGAATGCTGGTGCTTTTTTGAATGTTATTGGTGTATTGGGTTCTATTGCACCAATAATTAACAATACTGAAATTACCTATCTGATTTCccaatttttgatcaactcAATCAAAGCTGCTTGCAACGAACCTCAACATGCTAGAAACTTGGAAGTCATCATTGAGTCACTAAATGCAATCTATGACATATTCGGAgataaagaatttgattatgattACCCAATATTTGTACAACACGATTACTTGACTATTTTGAAGGGTCTTGAGCctaaaatcaaagaaatataCAAGAAAATTGACAAGGGTAAGCAACCACAAATCAAAGTGAAGATGGAAGAGACTTGGATTAATTTGGATAGGTTTATAAAGTATAAAGCTAGCGAAAGGGCATAA
- a CDS encoding Fum11 fumarate hydratase — protein MGAANKKPLNCSPFYSLHQPLHPLTQSNMSNKRIETDAFGEIEVPADKYWGAQTQRSLTNFEIGDIKMPFPIIKAFGIQKKAAAIVNEQLGLLDPKKSKAVQKAADEVIAGKLNDNFPLVIFQTGSGTQSNMNANEVISNRANEILGGDKGTKKPVHPNDDCNMSQSSNDTFPTVAYIAAVIHIEEHLIPNLVDLKDAFQKKVDEFKDIIKIGRTHLQDAVPLTLGQEFSGYVQQLEFGIERVKQTVPRLSYLAQGGTAVGTGLNTVRGFDVKIAEEISKLTSFQFKTAPNKFEALAAHDACVEASGALNTLATSLYKIANDIRYLGSGPRCGYGELALPENEPGSSIMPGKVNPTQCEAMTMVCAQVMGNNTAITFAGASGQFELNVFKPVIAYNLLNSIRILGDASRSFRIHCVEGIVAIKEKIDKFLHESLMLVTALNPKIGYDNASKVAKNAHKKGITLKESCLELKMLTSEEFDQWVRPEDMIGPKDI, from the coding sequence ATGGGAGCCGCTAATAAAAAGCCCTTAAACTGCTCACCTTTTTATTCTTTACACCAACCCCTTCATCCATTGACTCAATCCAACATGTCGAACAAACGTATTGAAACAGATGcttttggagaaattgaagtcCCAGCTGATAAGTACTGGGGTGCTCAAACTCAACGATCATTAACCAATTTTGAGATTGGTGATATCAAAATGCCATTTCCTATTATTAAGGCATTTGGTATTCAAAAAAAAGCTGCAGCAATCGTCAATGAACAATTAGGCTTATTAGATCCAAAGAAATCCAAAGCAGTTCAAAAAGCTGCAGATGAAGTGATTGCTGgtaaattgaatgataatTTCCCCTTGgtgatttttcaaactggTTCAGGTACTCAATCTAATATGAATGCAAACGAAGTGATCTCTAATAGAGccaatgaaattttggGTGGTGACAAGGGGACCAAGAAACCAGTTCATCCAAATGATGATTGTAATATGTCGCAATCCTCCAATGATACGTTTCCCACTGTTGCTTACATTGCTGCGGTTATTCACATTGAAGAACATTTGATACccaatttggttgatttaAAAGACgcatttcaaaaaaaagttgatgagTTCAAGGATATAATTAAAATCGGAAGAACACATTTGCAAGATGCAGTGCCATTGACATTGGGTCAGGAATTTTCAGGTTATgtacaacaattggaatttgGTATAGAAAGAGTTAAGCAAACTGTACCAAGATTGTCATATTTGGCCCAAGGTGGTACTGCTGTGGGAACCGGATTGAATACTGTTCGTGGATTTGATGTCAAGATTGCTGAAGAAATTTCCAAACTCACCagtttccaattcaaaacTGCACCCAACAAGTTTGAGGCATTGGCAGCACACGACGCTTGCGTTGAAGCTTCTGGAGCTTTAAACACTTTAGCCACGTCGTTATACAAAATTGCCAATGACATTAGATACTTGGGTTCGGGACCTAGATGTGGGTACGGAGAATTAGCACTTCCTGAAAATGAACCTGGCTCATCCATTATGCCGGGAAAAGTGAATCCTACTCAGTGTGAAGCAATGACCATGGTTTGTGCTCAAGTCATGGGAAACAACACCGCAATCACTTTTGCTGGAGCATCGggtcaatttgaattgaatgtgTTTAAACCTGTAATTGCCTACAATTTATTAAACTCAATAAGAATATTGGGAGATGCCTCAAGATCATTTAGAATCCACTGTGTTGAAGGAATCGTGGCAATCAAGGAGAAGATTGACAAGTTCTTACATGAGTCTTTGATGTTGGTTACTGCTTTGAACCCCAAAATTGGTTACGATAATGCTTCAAAAGTTGCAAAGAATGCACACAAAAAGGGAATTACTTTAAAAGAGTCGTGTTTGgagttgaagatgttgacCTCCGAGGAATTTGACCAGTGGGTCAGACCAGAGGACATGATTGGTCCAAAGGACATTTAG
- a CDS encoding Mim1 protein (S. cerevisiae homolog MIM1 has role in protein targeting to mitochondrion, protein complex assembly and localizes to integral to mitochondrial outer membrane), with amino-acid sequence MSSSFAQHRQTSGNTNRNQQAPSASIPRNSEEVGNDTQTIFRPENFNAIEEVVIGEIVADALSEGINHDATAYPIRQGSDEAAENADIADMEMYVEEKEIFDDNGTVEDDEGRYLEQRNLSFWSHFVGIVRKSAINLVLPFINGMMLGFGEILAHEIGFHYHWHGAKVEPPRRLAQRRLEESGSKYL; translated from the coding sequence ATGTCTAGTTCATTCGCGCAACATCGTCAGACATCTGGCAACACCAATAGGAATCAGCAAGCACCAAGTGCGAGTATACCGCGGAATTCGGAAGAAGTAGGCAATGATACCCAAACTATTTTCAGACCCGAGAATTTCAATGCCATTGAAGAAGTAGTAATAGgagaaattgttgctgatgcATTAAGTGAAGGCATTAACCACGATGCAACTGCATATCCCATAAGACAGGGATCAGATGAGGCTGCGGAGAATGCTGACATAGCCGATATGGAAATGTATgttgaagagaaagagataTTCGACGATAACGGTACCGTAGAGGATGACGAGGGGCGTTACTTGGAGCAAAGAAATCTCTCATTCTGGTCACattttgttggtattgttaGAAAGAGTGCgatcaatttggttttaCCATTCATTAATGGTATGATGTTGGGATTTGGGGAGATTTTAGCCCACGAAATTGGGTTCCATTACCATTGGCATGGAGCAAAAGTTGAACCCCCTAGACGTCTAGCTCAAAGAAGATTAGAGGAGTCAGGGTCAAAATACTTGTAG
- a CDS encoding Tpm2 tropomyosin isoform 2 produces the protein MDKLKEKINNLKLDAEKWQEKSDDLAERIKELEQESLEKDNQIQALTRKNQVLEEQVEKLETNLEEIKSTADESHSLKTSNENYTKKNQVLEEELEEADKNLKETTEKLRETDIKAEQLERKVASLESEKEELEKKQEELTEKYNEVKAELDEISQQLEAI, from the exons ATGGATAAACTTAAGGAG aaaatcaacaatttgaaattggatgcTGAAAAATGGCAAGAGAAATCTGACGATTTGGCCGAAAGGATTAAAGAGTTGGAACAAGAGAGTTTAGAAAAGGACAACCAAATTCAAGCTTTAACCAGAAAGAACCAAGTATTGGAAGAACAAGTTGAGAAATTAGAGACTAATCTTGAAGAAATAAAGAGTACTGCTGATGAATCACATTCTTTGAAAACCTCCAATGAGAATTACACTAAGAAGAACCAAGTcttggaagaagaattggaagaagcTGACAAGAATTTGAAGGAAACCACTGAAAAGTTGAGAGAAACTGATATTAAAGctgaacaattggaaagaaaagTAGCTAGTTTGGAAAGTGAAAAGGAGGAACTCgagaagaaacaagaagaattgacCGAGAAATACAACGAAGTCAAGGCTGAATTGGACGAAATcagtcaacaattggaagCTATCTAA
- a CDS encoding Tsr1 component of 20S pre-rRNA processing unit — MAKGGNSHRNTLKNDHKPFKSKHATKGQLKNQYKGKVEKTTSSGSSSSKPLSKQARKNLAKQLKENKILETKLTKKLFEGNSGAQKVITIICLTNDLSPIGIANQLFSQDDQKIEFEYPSVTDINIGKFKTNLKIILPNQDNILQILDAAKVSDFVVFGISANQEVEQGYGETILRALLAQGIGSVVGVLPNVVSAYPKRNLQLDIKQSLQSFFGHFFPAEDKLYALESDSDNANCLRYICQKFPQSVTWRDSRGWLIADKIHNEEAYDGVIVEGTCRGTGFNVSRLVHIPGYGDFQVDKIEKLSKISGRSRNEMQIDDDIEQTFLPNENRDTLDELNPDFQEGQDGDADMWDGLEDDGMGVRSEGKLYFNDDGTSKVKYNKKVPRGTSEYQSRWFVDDVLDANASDLEEVEENDDDLHENVTEENQEVMDDATTEYAESEMHVDLSPEEEQRQLEEYRRSAAQEDLEFPDEIELHPNESAIERLKGYRGVKSLANCEWDVDEHDLEKPSIWNRLLRVANFKATRNKVNKEFIKNIEVHPGNRIRLFVRAPKSILEQVNTTSKAFVIYDLLEHEHKLAVTNFSFENWEDYETPIQNKDTIVVQYGPRRQVINPVFNQASNNSNNVHKQENFQHPGMMTIATAIAPALFTNSPVLFFKPGENGAIQFIGKGSYLGCDHTRIVAERIVLTGHPVKIHKRVVTVRYMFFNPEDINYFKAIGLFTKSGRSGFIKESLGTHGYFKANFDGKLTSQDVVAMSMYKRVWPELSSLYTE, encoded by the coding sequence ATGGCAAAAGGTGGGAACTCCCATAGAAACACATTAAAGAATGACCACAAACCATTCAAGTCGAAACATGCAACTAAAGGACAGCTAAAGAATCAATACAAGggtaaagttgaaaaaacaacatcatctggttcatcatcatcaaagcCTTTGAGTAAACAAGCAAGAAAGAATTTAGcaaagcaattgaaagaaaacaagATTTTGGAAACCAAGCTTACGAAAAAGTTATTTGAAGGAAATTCAGGTGCTCAAAAagtcatcaccatcatATGTTTGACCAATGATTTATCTCCTATTGGAATAGcgaatcaattgtttagTCAGGATGATCAGAAGATTGAGTTTGAGTACCCAAGTGTTACGGACATCAACATtggcaaattcaaaacaaatttaaagATTATACTTCCGAACCAAGATAATATATTGCAAATACTTGATGCTGCAAAAGTATCCGATTTTGTCGTTTTTGGAATATCAGCAAATCAAGAAGTCGAACAAGGCTACGGAGAGACAATACTACGTGCATTATTAGCACAAGGTATTGGCTCTGTAGTTGGGGTCTTACCAAATGTTGTGTCAGCGTACCCTAAGAGGAACCTTCAATTAGACATAAAACAATCATTACAATCATTTTTTGGCCATTTCTTTCCTGCTGAAGATAAACTATATGCATTGGAACTGGATTCTGATAATGCAAACTGTTTAAGATACATCTGTCAAAAATTTCCCCAACTGGTGACATGGAGAGATTCAAGAGGGTGGCTAATTGCCGATAAAATCCATAATGAAGAAGCTTACGATGGTGTAATAGTTGAGGGAACTTGTCGTGGAACAGGGTTCAATGTAAGTAGGTTAGTCCACATACCAGGTTATGGTGATTTTCAAGttgacaagattgaaaaattgagcaaaatTTCAGGACGGAGTCGAAATGAAAtgcaaattgatgatgatattgaacaAACATTCCTACCAAATGAAAATCGGGATACGTTGGACGAGTTGAACCCAGATTTTCAAGAAGGTCAAGATGGTGATGCTGACATGTGGGATGGCTTGGAAGACGATGGCATGGGAGTTCGCTCAGAAGGTAAGTTGTActtcaatgatgatggaaCAAGCAAGGTCAAATACAATAAAAAAGTTCCCAGGGGTACTTCTGAATACCAAAGTAGATGGTTTGTCGATGATGTTTTAGATGCGAATGCATCCGATTTAGAAGAGGTGGAAGAaaacgatgatgatttacATGAGAATGTTACGGAAGAAAATCAAGAGGTCATGGACGATGCAACTACGGAATATGCAGAGTCTGAGATGCATGTCGATTTATCACCAGAGGAAGAACAACGCCAGTTGGAGGAATATCGTAGATCCGCCGCTcaagaagatttggaattCCCTGATGAAATAGAATTGCATCCTAATGAGTCAGCAATAGAAAGACTTAAAGGATACAGGGGTGTCAAGTCCTTAGCCAATTGTGAATGGGATGTTGATGAACACGATTTGGAAAAACCAAGTATTTGGAACCGTTTACTACGTGttgcaaatttcaaagctaCCAGAAACAAGGTAAATAAAgagtttatcaaaaacattgaaGTGCATCCTGGAAACAGGATTAGATTGTTTGTCAGAGCACCTAAATCTATCCTTGAACAAGTCAACACCACTTCCAAAGCATTTGTCATTTACGATCTACTTGAGCATGAACACAAATTAGCAGTGACCAACTTCTCATTTGAAAACTGGGAAGACTATGAAAcaccaattcaaaataaagATACCATAGTTGTTCAATATGGTCCACGTCGACAAGTCATCAACCCGGTTTTCAATCAAGCTTCAAACAATAGCAACAATGTACACAAACAAGAAAACTTTCAACACCCAGGAATGATGACAATAGCCACCGCCATAGCTCCTGCATTATTCACCAATTCGCCGGTcctttttttcaaaccTGGTGAAAATGGAgctattcaattcattggTAAAGGTTCTTATTTGGGATGTGACCATACTCGTATCGTTGCTGAACGTATTGTCCTAACTGGTCATCCAGTCAAGATACATAAACGTGTAGTGACTGTGCGTTATATGTTTTTCAATCCTGAAGATATCAATTACTTCAAAGCAATTGGACTTTTCACGAAATCGGGTCGACTGGGATTTATTAAGGAGAGTTTGGGTACTCATGGCTATTTTAAGGCTAACTTTGATGGTAAGTTGACATCGCAGGATGTGGTTGCTATGAGTATGTACAAGAGAGTATGGCCCGAATTGTCTAGTTTATACACCGAATAG
- a CDS encoding Pga13 adhesin-like GPI-anchored protein → MVSKFSILTTISLAAAALASPIYSDTSVIHTQIIVTDYTTYCPEATTLTITTCSDNHCLPTRITVTEPTTVTITDEVLCSTTSTIEPPTTSTTHETGITITGENSNTHKVTESTVYVPTTTAVTITTCSNHKCHPTEVTVTTSATVITTPTTAPTTTPTTTPVTTPVVTSTTPATTPTTPVTTPVTTPVTTPVTTPATTPATTPATTPATTNTPGVTVIPDVTVFPDVAPTGTHTDEGPVFLSVGETTPITVAAASTTPASNAPAPHALSESQSSSSSTVESPSIAPLAENAAVSNKASSFMMGAIAIAVGLF, encoded by the coding sequence ATGGTTtctaaattttcaatcttgacCACCATTTCACTCGCTGCCGCTGCTTTAGCTAGCCCAATCTATAGTGACACTTCTGTGATCCACACCCAAATTATTGTCACAGACTATACCACGTACTGTCCAGAAGCAACTACTCtcaccatcaccacctGTTCTGACAACCACTGTCTCCCAACAAGAATCACTGTTACTGAACCAACCACCGTGACTATCACTGATGAAGTGTTGTGCTCTACCACTTCAACCATTGAGCCTCCAACTACTTCCACAACCCATGAAACTGGTATTACCATCACTGGtgaaaattcaaacacCCACAAAGTTACCGAATCAACAGTGTATGTTCCAACCACTACAGCTGTCACAATTACTACCTGTAGTAACCACAAGTGTCACCCTACTGAAGTTACTGTTACAACCTCGGCTACTGTGATCACAACTCCGACTACTGCACCAACCACTACACCAACCACTACCCCAGTTACCACCCCAGTTGtcacatcaacaactccaGCTACAACTCCAACTACCCCAGTTACCACTCCTGTTACTACTCCAGTTACTACTCCAGTTACTACTCCAGCCACTACTCCAGCCACTACCCCAGCCACTACTCCAGCTACCACGAACACTCCAGGAGTCACTGTAATTCCAGATGTAACTGTGTTCCCAGATGTTGCACCAACCGGTACACACACCGACGAGGGCCCAGTATTCTTGTCAGTAGGTGAAACCACTCCAATtactgttgctgctgcttcCACAACTCCTGCCAGCAATGCTCCAGCACCACATGCATTGAGTGAATCacaatcatcttcatcatccacCGTCGAATCCCCTAGTATTGCTCCTCTTGCTGAGAATGCTGCTGTCTCCAACAAGGCTAGCTCTTTCATGATGGGAGCTATTGCCATTGCTGTTGGTTTGTTTTAG
- a CDS encoding Emp46 protein (protein similar to S. cerevisiae Emp46p) — MHLFKTVLLNAISVAAIVPNVNIRQQNNRDLESNLESISLPNLLTLESISQISNYETNGITFDQGRLLMKQQGLLWSKSFIPSKEFTAEIVFRSSGKSQDIQFLDNGLNVWLLDDRKSQGLDAYDGFKFAINNVDTQGLKIFNNDGAKNAENGIDVSIGDCQFRYLESDVPFTLRISYSDNWFKVQVDNNLCFKTDKIKFPQNQNFKLGITSNTNPQSQETFEILAIKVWNKLTGDAVDDHGLMVDGELKVDVKKIVDESQLNQDDHHVKPKVLRESLMERARKHREEMERSQQQDKSDQASQSHDLSLVLNKLNHLEYLVNDLPKNFNPSSSGSQNDQVNILSQSRNDINSAIKETRDTINDLKETFVQQYAQLLQAVSDLNHKVIGEVREQHYSTEEIGKKVDLLMNEHKEVKHQYQKQNEQLGQKSSHVVSPSDSTFDKLIRWIFIPLMIVLLALVVFVYRLRHDIKHSKLL, encoded by the coding sequence ATGCATTTGTTTAAAACTGTGCTATTAAATGCAATTTCTGTTGCCGCTATAGTACCGAATGTTAATATTCGTCAACAGAACAATCGAGatcttgaatcaaatcTCGAGTCAATATCATTGCCCAATTTATTGACACTCGAAAGTATATCACAAATATCCAACTATGAGACCAACGGTATCACATTTGACCAAGGAAGactattgatgaaacaGCAGGGCCTACTCTGGTCAAAGTCCTTCATCCCTTCGAAGGAGTTCACTGCTGAAATTGTCTTCAGATCATCAGGTAAATCACaagatattcaatttttggaTAATGGATTGAATGTATGGCTTTTGGACGATAGGAAAAGTCAAGGCTTGGACGCATATGATGGGTTCAAATTtgcaatcaacaatgtgGATACACAAGGattgaagattttcaacaacgaCGGAGCCAAGAATGCTGAAAATGGAATTGATGTCAGCATTGGCGATTGTCAATTTAGATATTTGGAGAGTGACGTTCCATTCACATTGAGAATATCATACAGTGATAACTGGTTTAAAGTACAGGTTGACAATAACCTATGTTTCAAAACtgacaaaatcaaatttcctcagaatcaaaatttcaaattgggtATCACCAGTAATACAAACCCTCAGTCTCAAGagacttttgaaattttggcTATCAAAGTATGGAACAAATTAACTGGGGATGCAGTTGATGATCATGGATTAATGGTTGATGGTGAATTGAAAGTGGATGTtaagaaaattgttgatgaatcgcaattgaatcaagatGATCACCACGTAAAACCAAAGGTGCTTAGAGAATCCTTAATGGAAAGAGCTAGAAAGCATAGAGAAGAGATGGAAAGgtcacaacaacaagataaaTCAGATCAGGCAAGTCAAAGTCACGATTTGCTGTTGGTTCTCAACAAACTAAACCATTTGGAGTATTTAGTCAATGACTTaccaaaaaattttaacCCGTCTTCTTCAGGAAGTCAAAACGACCAAGTTAATATATTGTCTCAGTCTCGGAATGATATAAATAGTGCTATCAAAGAAACACGTGACacaatcaatgatttgaaagagaCGTTTGTTCAGCAATACGCCCAATTACTTCAAGCTGTATCAGACCTTAATCATAAAGTTATTGGTGAAGTTAGGGAGCAACATTACAGCACGGaagaaattggcaaaaaaGTAGATTTGTTAATGAATGAACATAAGGAAGTCAAAcatcaataccaaaaacaaaatgaacAGTTGGGTCAAAAATCATCACATGTTGTTTCTCCATCAGATTCgacatttgataaattgattaGATGGATATTTATCCCCTTGATGATAGTATTGCTTGCGTTGGTTGTGTTTGTTTATCGTCTCAGACATGACATCAAGCATTCGAAACTTTTATAG